A genomic window from Bombus pyrosoma isolate SC7728 linkage group LG8, ASM1482585v1, whole genome shotgun sequence includes:
- the LOC122570423 gene encoding sister chromatid cohesion protein PDS5 homolog B isoform X3, with protein sequence MSEIVYPQGCRSVTEDLGPDELIRRLKTLAHTLQAMGQDEGMYQQYIPLALHLAEEHFLMHQSKDVQLLIACCIADVLRVYAPEAPYKDAEQVKTIFLFLIKQLAGLKDPKDPAFKRYFYLLENLAYVKSFNMCFELEDCQEIFCALFSLMFRIVNDEHSGKVKSFMLDVLCPLITESDIVSNELLDIILMNIVEPNKTQKKNAYLLAKELVIKCSDTLEPYIQAFFNHVLILGKEEKSLQICKKVYDLIYELNHICPSVLLSVLPQLECKLKSSSESERLGAVALLARMFSEKGSQLAVQHTQLWRAFLGRFNDISVSIRIKCVQYSMHFLLNHPELRKDITDTLKLRQHDADESVRYEVVMAIVTTARRDFEVVSDSEDLLEFVKERTLDKKFKIRKEAMAGLAMIYKKHLNDADVPQATKKAVTWIKDKILHGYYMAGMEDRLLVERLLNTCLVPYQLPAGERMKKLYHLLGTIDDHASKAFVELQKHQLAVRRAVVEWLEIVKKPDAMVELVAKIHQISRFLPDPMKVQEFIQKFSAHMRKDSTLLQGMETIVQPNVSCKECADTISMVLKKLGQPVMTNLYYNTIKMLLERVSSVMIDEEAIRVLIGYVLDCLKGGNVIEEVGLNPNNAGEKGLRLLVMLSFVFGPHFLHNDILMQLVHLLELEDEMVAPLVLSIFTFLGKYKPLCDVAPDIMNLMVPICKNFAETGTPKQAKQAVRCLFVNMTNIHDTIFPEIIERIKNSLTPTSEYYRTSIVTLGHIAYNLPEKYQVQIKNMVSRKIVKELLVKESSEQTADTIEGDWCREDQLPEETRCRLEGLKCMARWLLGLKTDVLSAQKTFRMLNAFVVNKGDLLQQGRLSKAEMSWLRLQAGCSMLKICEQKGVGDQFTAEQFYNLSQLMVDEVPQVREAFGSKLHKGLGRGIPNKCLPLDFMGYYALAGKEQDKRLKCVLKTYMQTDINKRRDYVKTLSLGTVERAMGKKLNSQLPHILPDYMLVFAVPILAHDPEFTSHLMVNQLKVIQQCLWFILEPLITKNEYYCYGFYKNLIERMKSHKDALKPEDNNMNYKLWAVCDLAMNVIYTKTTNFDMKEFPSETRIPTMYFKRADELLTNTRNYLPAEMQINMSSPKGKGSLHNTHSVSERPQRRAKSKQQKEVGIGPNETDARPAEASETRIQLPGLEEEIEEPPAKRALRESDKINK encoded by the exons ATGTCGGAAATAGTTTACCCGCAAGGGTGCAGATCTGTCACAGAAGATCTAGGTCCAGATGAACTTATTAGAAGATTAAAG aCATTAGCTCATACATTACAAGCAATGGGTCAAGATGAAGGAATGTATCAACAATATATACCACTTGCATTACATTTGGCagaagaacattttttaatgcatCAGAGTAAAGATGTACAACTTTTGATTGCATGTTGTATTGCTGATGTTTTGAGGGTTTATGCTCCAGAAGCTCCATATAAAGATGCAGAACAG GttaaaacaatattcttgTTTCTGATTAAACAATTAGCTGGACTAAAAGATCCAAAAGATCCTgcttttaaaagatatttttatcttctggAAAATTTAGCATATGTGAAATCATTTAATATGTGTTTTGAATTAGAGGACTGTCAAGAAATCTTTTGCGCACTTTTTTCTCTTATGTTTAGGATAGTAAA CGATGAACATTCTGGGAAAGTCAAAAGCTTTATGTTAGATGTATTATGTCCACTTATTACAGAATCAGACATTGTTAGCAATGAACTTCTAGATATCATACTTATGAACATTGTAGAACCAAACAAAACACAAAAGAAGAACGCATATTTACTTGCGAAAGAACTAGTGATTAAATGTAGTGATACATTAGAACCATACATTCAAGCA ttCTTTAACCATGTATTGATCTTGGGCAAAGAGGAGAAGAGCTTACAAATTTGCAAGAAAGTGTATGATTTGATCTATGAGTTAAATCACATATGTCCAAGCGTCTTGCTGTCCGTCCTACCACAATtagaatgtaaattaaaatcttcctCTGAATCCGAAAGATTGGGTGCTGTAGCATTATTAGCGAGAATGTTTTCTGAGAAAGGATCTCAGTTAGCTGTGCAGCACACACAATTGTGGCGTGCATTTTTAGGAAGATTTAATGACATCAGTGTATCAATTCGTATCAAATGTGTGCAGTATTcaatgcattttttattaaaccatCCTGAACTGAGGAAAGATATTACTGATACGTTAAAGTTAAGACAACATGATGCAGATGAAAGTGTACGATATGAAGTTGTTATGGCTATAGTGACCACTGCTAGAAGGGATTTCGAAGTGGTATCAGACAGTGAAGATTTGTTAGAATTTGTTAAAGAAAGAACATTAGATAAAAAG tTTAAAATCAGGAAAGAAGCAATGGCAGGATTAGCAATGATATATAAGAAACATTTGAATGATGCGGATGTGCCGCAAGCTACGAAAAAGGCTGTTACTtggataaaagataaaatattacacggTTATTACATGGCAGGAATGGAAGATAGATTACTAGTAGAAAGATTACTGAACACTTGTTTAGTACCTTACCAACTGCCAGCTggtgaaagaatgaaaaagttgTATCATTTATTAGGTACAATTGATGATCATGCATCTAAAGCATTTGTAGAATTACAGAAGCATCAGCTTGC tgTACGAAGAGCAGTGGTTGAATGgttagaaattgtaaaaaagcCAGACGCCATGGTTGAACTTGTAGCTAAGATTCATCAGATATCTCGCTTTCTACCAGATCCTATGAAAGTTCAAGAATTTATACAGAAGTTCAGTGCTCACATGAGAAAAGATTCGACTTTATTACAAGGAATGGAAACAATAGTTCAACCAAATGTTTCTTGTAAAGAGTGTGCAGATACAATAAGTATGGTTCTTAAAAAATTGGGTCAACCTGTCATGACGAATTTGTATTACAACACAATAAAAATGCTATTGGAAAGAGTCAGTTCTGTAATGATTGATGAAGAAGCAATTAGG GTCTTAATTGGATATGTATTAGATTGCTTAAAAGGTGGCAATGTAATAGAAGAAGTTGGACTTAATCCAAACAATGCAGGTGAAAAGGGTTTGAGGTTACTCGTG ATGCTTTCATTTGTATTTGGTCCACATTTTCTTCATAATGATATTTTGATGCAACTTGTCCATCTTTTGGAATTGGAAGATGAAATGGTAGCACCTTTGGTTCTTTcgattttcacatttttaggGAAATATAAACCTTTATGTGATGTTGCACCGGACATTATGAACCTTATGGTTccaatatgtaaaaatttcgcAGAAACAGGAACACCAAAACAAGCAAAACAAGCTGTCAGGtgtttatttgttaatatgaCCAATATTCATGATACTATTTTCCctgaaattattgaaagaattaaaaatagtctTACACCAACTTCAGAATATTATCGAACATCTATAGTTACATTAGGTCACATAGCTTATAATTTACCAGAAAAGTATcaagtacaaataaaaaatatggtGTCTAGGAAG ATAGTCAAGGAGTTATTAGTGAAAGAAAGCAGTGAACAAACTGCTGATACCATTGAGGGAGACTGGTGCAGGGAAGATCAATTACCTGAAGAAACACGTTGTAGATTAGAAGGATTGAAGTGCATGGCACGCTGGTTACTAGGATTGAAGACTGATGTGCTCTCTGCACAAAAAACGTTTAGAATGCTGAATGCATTTGTAGTAAACAAAGGAGATCTTTTGCAGCAGGGTCGTTTAAGTAAAGCAGAAATGAGTTGGTTGCGCTTACAAGCTGGTTGTTCAATGCTGAAGATTTGCGAACAAAAAGGTGTTGGTGATCAGTTTACAGCAGAacaattctataatttatctCAGCTCATGGTG GATGAAGTTCCACAAGTAAGGGAAGCTTTTGGTAGCAAATTACATAAAGGACTTGGAAGAGGAATTCCAAATAAGTGTTTGCCTCTAGATTTTATGGGTTATTATGCACTTGCTGGCAAAGAGCAGGACAAAAGATTAAAATGTGTTTTAAAAACTTATATGCAAactgatataaataaaaggagaGATTATGTTAAGACATTGTCATTGGGTACAGTGGAACGGGCCATGGGTAAGAAACTAAATA GTCAACTGCCTCACATTCTTCCTGATTATATGCTAGTATTTGCAGTCCCTATTCTTGCACATGATCCTGAATTTACAAGTCATTTGATGGTTAATCAGTTGAAAGTGATACAACAATGTTTGTGGTTTATATTGGAACCCCTTATaacgaaaaatgaatattattgttatggtttttataaaaatctcatAGAACGAATGAAGAGTCATAAGGATGCTTTAAAACCCGAGGATAATAACatgaattat AAATTGTGGGCTGTTTGCGATTTGGCTATGAATGTGATATATACAAAAACGACAAATTTCGATATGAAAGAATTTCCAAGTGAAACACGAATTCCCACCATGTACTTCAAACGAGCGGATGAATTGTTGACTAACACTAGGAATTACTTACCTGCTGAAATGCAGATAAACATGTCGAGTCCTAAAGGAAAGGGTTCTCTTCATAATACACATTCTGTCAGTGAAAGACCACAACGTAGGGCTAAGTCCAAACAACAAAAGGAAGTGGGTATTGGGCCGAACGAAACTGACGCAAGG cCAGCGGAAGCATCGGAAACTAGAATTCAATTACCTGGTTTAGAGGAAGAA ATTGAAGAACCACCAGCAAAAAGGGCATTAAGGGAATcagacaaaataaataaataa
- the LOC122570423 gene encoding sister chromatid cohesion protein PDS5 homolog B-B isoform X1: MSEIVYPQGCRSVTEDLGPDELIRRLKTLAHTLQAMGQDEGMYQQYIPLALHLAEEHFLMHQSKDVQLLIACCIADVLRVYAPEAPYKDAEQVKTIFLFLIKQLAGLKDPKDPAFKRYFYLLENLAYVKSFNMCFELEDCQEIFCALFSLMFRIVNDEHSGKVKSFMLDVLCPLITESDIVSNELLDIILMNIVEPNKTQKKNAYLLAKELVIKCSDTLEPYIQAFFNHVLILGKEEKSLQICKKVYDLIYELNHICPSVLLSVLPQLECKLKSSSESERLGAVALLARMFSEKGSQLAVQHTQLWRAFLGRFNDISVSIRIKCVQYSMHFLLNHPELRKDITDTLKLRQHDADESVRYEVVMAIVTTARRDFEVVSDSEDLLEFVKERTLDKKFKIRKEAMAGLAMIYKKHLNDADVPQATKKAVTWIKDKILHGYYMAGMEDRLLVERLLNTCLVPYQLPAGERMKKLYHLLGTIDDHASKAFVELQKHQLAVRRAVVEWLEIVKKPDAMVELVAKIHQISRFLPDPMKVQEFIQKFSAHMRKDSTLLQGMETIVQPNVSCKECADTISMVLKKLGQPVMTNLYYNTIKMLLERVSSVMIDEEAIRVLIGYVLDCLKGGNVIEEVGLNPNNAGEKGLRLLVMLSFVFGPHFLHNDILMQLVHLLELEDEMVAPLVLSIFTFLGKYKPLCDVAPDIMNLMVPICKNFAETGTPKQAKQAVRCLFVNMTNIHDTIFPEIIERIKNSLTPTSEYYRTSIVTLGHIAYNLPEKYQVQIKNMVSRKIVKELLVKESSEQTADTIEGDWCREDQLPEETRCRLEGLKCMARWLLGLKTDVLSAQKTFRMLNAFVVNKGDLLQQGRLSKAEMSWLRLQAGCSMLKICEQKGVGDQFTAEQFYNLSQLMVDEVPQVREAFGSKLHKGLGRGIPNKCLPLDFMGYYALAGKEQDKRLKCVLKTYMQTDINKRRDYVKTLSLGTVERAMGKKLNSQLPHILPDYMLVFAVPILAHDPEFTSHLMVNQLKVIQQCLWFILEPLITKNEYYCYGFYKNLIERMKSHKDALKPEDNNMNYKLWAVCDLAMNVIYTKTTNFDMKEFPSETRIPTMYFKRADELLTNTRNYLPAEMQINMSSPKGKGSLHNTHSVSERPQRRAKSKQQKEVGIGPNETDARLQIGEVECIDAQPAEASETRIQLPGLEEEIEEPPAKRALRESDKINK, translated from the exons ATGTCGGAAATAGTTTACCCGCAAGGGTGCAGATCTGTCACAGAAGATCTAGGTCCAGATGAACTTATTAGAAGATTAAAG aCATTAGCTCATACATTACAAGCAATGGGTCAAGATGAAGGAATGTATCAACAATATATACCACTTGCATTACATTTGGCagaagaacattttttaatgcatCAGAGTAAAGATGTACAACTTTTGATTGCATGTTGTATTGCTGATGTTTTGAGGGTTTATGCTCCAGAAGCTCCATATAAAGATGCAGAACAG GttaaaacaatattcttgTTTCTGATTAAACAATTAGCTGGACTAAAAGATCCAAAAGATCCTgcttttaaaagatatttttatcttctggAAAATTTAGCATATGTGAAATCATTTAATATGTGTTTTGAATTAGAGGACTGTCAAGAAATCTTTTGCGCACTTTTTTCTCTTATGTTTAGGATAGTAAA CGATGAACATTCTGGGAAAGTCAAAAGCTTTATGTTAGATGTATTATGTCCACTTATTACAGAATCAGACATTGTTAGCAATGAACTTCTAGATATCATACTTATGAACATTGTAGAACCAAACAAAACACAAAAGAAGAACGCATATTTACTTGCGAAAGAACTAGTGATTAAATGTAGTGATACATTAGAACCATACATTCAAGCA ttCTTTAACCATGTATTGATCTTGGGCAAAGAGGAGAAGAGCTTACAAATTTGCAAGAAAGTGTATGATTTGATCTATGAGTTAAATCACATATGTCCAAGCGTCTTGCTGTCCGTCCTACCACAATtagaatgtaaattaaaatcttcctCTGAATCCGAAAGATTGGGTGCTGTAGCATTATTAGCGAGAATGTTTTCTGAGAAAGGATCTCAGTTAGCTGTGCAGCACACACAATTGTGGCGTGCATTTTTAGGAAGATTTAATGACATCAGTGTATCAATTCGTATCAAATGTGTGCAGTATTcaatgcattttttattaaaccatCCTGAACTGAGGAAAGATATTACTGATACGTTAAAGTTAAGACAACATGATGCAGATGAAAGTGTACGATATGAAGTTGTTATGGCTATAGTGACCACTGCTAGAAGGGATTTCGAAGTGGTATCAGACAGTGAAGATTTGTTAGAATTTGTTAAAGAAAGAACATTAGATAAAAAG tTTAAAATCAGGAAAGAAGCAATGGCAGGATTAGCAATGATATATAAGAAACATTTGAATGATGCGGATGTGCCGCAAGCTACGAAAAAGGCTGTTACTtggataaaagataaaatattacacggTTATTACATGGCAGGAATGGAAGATAGATTACTAGTAGAAAGATTACTGAACACTTGTTTAGTACCTTACCAACTGCCAGCTggtgaaagaatgaaaaagttgTATCATTTATTAGGTACAATTGATGATCATGCATCTAAAGCATTTGTAGAATTACAGAAGCATCAGCTTGC tgTACGAAGAGCAGTGGTTGAATGgttagaaattgtaaaaaagcCAGACGCCATGGTTGAACTTGTAGCTAAGATTCATCAGATATCTCGCTTTCTACCAGATCCTATGAAAGTTCAAGAATTTATACAGAAGTTCAGTGCTCACATGAGAAAAGATTCGACTTTATTACAAGGAATGGAAACAATAGTTCAACCAAATGTTTCTTGTAAAGAGTGTGCAGATACAATAAGTATGGTTCTTAAAAAATTGGGTCAACCTGTCATGACGAATTTGTATTACAACACAATAAAAATGCTATTGGAAAGAGTCAGTTCTGTAATGATTGATGAAGAAGCAATTAGG GTCTTAATTGGATATGTATTAGATTGCTTAAAAGGTGGCAATGTAATAGAAGAAGTTGGACTTAATCCAAACAATGCAGGTGAAAAGGGTTTGAGGTTACTCGTG ATGCTTTCATTTGTATTTGGTCCACATTTTCTTCATAATGATATTTTGATGCAACTTGTCCATCTTTTGGAATTGGAAGATGAAATGGTAGCACCTTTGGTTCTTTcgattttcacatttttaggGAAATATAAACCTTTATGTGATGTTGCACCGGACATTATGAACCTTATGGTTccaatatgtaaaaatttcgcAGAAACAGGAACACCAAAACAAGCAAAACAAGCTGTCAGGtgtttatttgttaatatgaCCAATATTCATGATACTATTTTCCctgaaattattgaaagaattaaaaatagtctTACACCAACTTCAGAATATTATCGAACATCTATAGTTACATTAGGTCACATAGCTTATAATTTACCAGAAAAGTATcaagtacaaataaaaaatatggtGTCTAGGAAG ATAGTCAAGGAGTTATTAGTGAAAGAAAGCAGTGAACAAACTGCTGATACCATTGAGGGAGACTGGTGCAGGGAAGATCAATTACCTGAAGAAACACGTTGTAGATTAGAAGGATTGAAGTGCATGGCACGCTGGTTACTAGGATTGAAGACTGATGTGCTCTCTGCACAAAAAACGTTTAGAATGCTGAATGCATTTGTAGTAAACAAAGGAGATCTTTTGCAGCAGGGTCGTTTAAGTAAAGCAGAAATGAGTTGGTTGCGCTTACAAGCTGGTTGTTCAATGCTGAAGATTTGCGAACAAAAAGGTGTTGGTGATCAGTTTACAGCAGAacaattctataatttatctCAGCTCATGGTG GATGAAGTTCCACAAGTAAGGGAAGCTTTTGGTAGCAAATTACATAAAGGACTTGGAAGAGGAATTCCAAATAAGTGTTTGCCTCTAGATTTTATGGGTTATTATGCACTTGCTGGCAAAGAGCAGGACAAAAGATTAAAATGTGTTTTAAAAACTTATATGCAAactgatataaataaaaggagaGATTATGTTAAGACATTGTCATTGGGTACAGTGGAACGGGCCATGGGTAAGAAACTAAATA GTCAACTGCCTCACATTCTTCCTGATTATATGCTAGTATTTGCAGTCCCTATTCTTGCACATGATCCTGAATTTACAAGTCATTTGATGGTTAATCAGTTGAAAGTGATACAACAATGTTTGTGGTTTATATTGGAACCCCTTATaacgaaaaatgaatattattgttatggtttttataaaaatctcatAGAACGAATGAAGAGTCATAAGGATGCTTTAAAACCCGAGGATAATAACatgaattat AAATTGTGGGCTGTTTGCGATTTGGCTATGAATGTGATATATACAAAAACGACAAATTTCGATATGAAAGAATTTCCAAGTGAAACACGAATTCCCACCATGTACTTCAAACGAGCGGATGAATTGTTGACTAACACTAGGAATTACTTACCTGCTGAAATGCAGATAAACATGTCGAGTCCTAAAGGAAAGGGTTCTCTTCATAATACACATTCTGTCAGTGAAAGACCACAACGTAGGGCTAAGTCCAAACAACAAAAGGAAGTGGGTATTGGGCCGAACGAAACTGACGCAAGG CTGCAAATTGGAGAAGTGGAATGTATTGATGCAcag cCAGCGGAAGCATCGGAAACTAGAATTCAATTACCTGGTTTAGAGGAAGAA ATTGAAGAACCACCAGCAAAAAGGGCATTAAGGGAATcagacaaaataaataaataa
- the LOC122570423 gene encoding sister chromatid cohesion protein PDS5 homolog B isoform X2: MSEIVYPQGCRSVTEDLGPDELIRRLKTLAHTLQAMGQDEGMYQQYIPLALHLAEEHFLMHQSKDVQLLIACCIADVLRVYAPEAPYKDAEQVKTIFLFLIKQLAGLKDPKDPAFKRYFYLLENLAYVKSFNMCFELEDCQEIFCALFSLMFRIVNDEHSGKVKSFMLDVLCPLITESDIVSNELLDIILMNIVEPNKTQKKNAYLLAKELVIKCSDTLEPYIQAFFNHVLILGKEEKSLQICKKVYDLIYELNHICPSVLLSVLPQLECKLKSSSESERLGAVALLARMFSEKGSQLAVQHTQLWRAFLGRFNDISVSIRIKCVQYSMHFLLNHPELRKDITDTLKLRQHDADESVRYEVVMAIVTTARRDFEVVSDSEDLLEFVKERTLDKKFKIRKEAMAGLAMIYKKHLNDADVPQATKKAVTWIKDKILHGYYMAGMEDRLLVERLLNTCLVPYQLPAGERMKKLYHLLGTIDDHASKAFVELQKHQLAVRRAVVEWLEIVKKPDAMVELVAKIHQISRFLPDPMKVQEFIQKFSAHMRKDSTLLQGMETIVQPNVSCKECADTISMVLKKLGQPVMTNLYYNTIKMLLERVSSVMIDEEAIRVLIGYVLDCLKGGNVIEEVGLNPNNAGEKGLRLLVMLSFVFGPHFLHNDILMQLVHLLELEDEMVAPLVLSIFTFLGKYKPLCDVAPDIMNLMVPICKNFAETGTPKQAKQAVRCLFVNMTNIHDTIFPEIIERIKNSLTPTSEYYRTSIVTLGHIAYNLPEKYQVQIKNMVSRKIVKELLVKESSEQTADTIEGDWCREDQLPEETRCRLEGLKCMARWLLGLKTDVLSAQKTFRMLNAFVVNKGDLLQQGRLSKAEMSWLRLQAGCSMLKICEQKGVGDQFTAEQFYNLSQLMVDEVPQVREAFGSKLHKGLGRGIPNKCLPLDFMGYYALAGKEQDKRLKCVLKTYMQTDINKRRDYVKTLSLGTVERAMGQLPHILPDYMLVFAVPILAHDPEFTSHLMVNQLKVIQQCLWFILEPLITKNEYYCYGFYKNLIERMKSHKDALKPEDNNMNYKLWAVCDLAMNVIYTKTTNFDMKEFPSETRIPTMYFKRADELLTNTRNYLPAEMQINMSSPKGKGSLHNTHSVSERPQRRAKSKQQKEVGIGPNETDARLQIGEVECIDAQPAEASETRIQLPGLEEEIEEPPAKRALRESDKINK; this comes from the exons ATGTCGGAAATAGTTTACCCGCAAGGGTGCAGATCTGTCACAGAAGATCTAGGTCCAGATGAACTTATTAGAAGATTAAAG aCATTAGCTCATACATTACAAGCAATGGGTCAAGATGAAGGAATGTATCAACAATATATACCACTTGCATTACATTTGGCagaagaacattttttaatgcatCAGAGTAAAGATGTACAACTTTTGATTGCATGTTGTATTGCTGATGTTTTGAGGGTTTATGCTCCAGAAGCTCCATATAAAGATGCAGAACAG GttaaaacaatattcttgTTTCTGATTAAACAATTAGCTGGACTAAAAGATCCAAAAGATCCTgcttttaaaagatatttttatcttctggAAAATTTAGCATATGTGAAATCATTTAATATGTGTTTTGAATTAGAGGACTGTCAAGAAATCTTTTGCGCACTTTTTTCTCTTATGTTTAGGATAGTAAA CGATGAACATTCTGGGAAAGTCAAAAGCTTTATGTTAGATGTATTATGTCCACTTATTACAGAATCAGACATTGTTAGCAATGAACTTCTAGATATCATACTTATGAACATTGTAGAACCAAACAAAACACAAAAGAAGAACGCATATTTACTTGCGAAAGAACTAGTGATTAAATGTAGTGATACATTAGAACCATACATTCAAGCA ttCTTTAACCATGTATTGATCTTGGGCAAAGAGGAGAAGAGCTTACAAATTTGCAAGAAAGTGTATGATTTGATCTATGAGTTAAATCACATATGTCCAAGCGTCTTGCTGTCCGTCCTACCACAATtagaatgtaaattaaaatcttcctCTGAATCCGAAAGATTGGGTGCTGTAGCATTATTAGCGAGAATGTTTTCTGAGAAAGGATCTCAGTTAGCTGTGCAGCACACACAATTGTGGCGTGCATTTTTAGGAAGATTTAATGACATCAGTGTATCAATTCGTATCAAATGTGTGCAGTATTcaatgcattttttattaaaccatCCTGAACTGAGGAAAGATATTACTGATACGTTAAAGTTAAGACAACATGATGCAGATGAAAGTGTACGATATGAAGTTGTTATGGCTATAGTGACCACTGCTAGAAGGGATTTCGAAGTGGTATCAGACAGTGAAGATTTGTTAGAATTTGTTAAAGAAAGAACATTAGATAAAAAG tTTAAAATCAGGAAAGAAGCAATGGCAGGATTAGCAATGATATATAAGAAACATTTGAATGATGCGGATGTGCCGCAAGCTACGAAAAAGGCTGTTACTtggataaaagataaaatattacacggTTATTACATGGCAGGAATGGAAGATAGATTACTAGTAGAAAGATTACTGAACACTTGTTTAGTACCTTACCAACTGCCAGCTggtgaaagaatgaaaaagttgTATCATTTATTAGGTACAATTGATGATCATGCATCTAAAGCATTTGTAGAATTACAGAAGCATCAGCTTGC tgTACGAAGAGCAGTGGTTGAATGgttagaaattgtaaaaaagcCAGACGCCATGGTTGAACTTGTAGCTAAGATTCATCAGATATCTCGCTTTCTACCAGATCCTATGAAAGTTCAAGAATTTATACAGAAGTTCAGTGCTCACATGAGAAAAGATTCGACTTTATTACAAGGAATGGAAACAATAGTTCAACCAAATGTTTCTTGTAAAGAGTGTGCAGATACAATAAGTATGGTTCTTAAAAAATTGGGTCAACCTGTCATGACGAATTTGTATTACAACACAATAAAAATGCTATTGGAAAGAGTCAGTTCTGTAATGATTGATGAAGAAGCAATTAGG GTCTTAATTGGATATGTATTAGATTGCTTAAAAGGTGGCAATGTAATAGAAGAAGTTGGACTTAATCCAAACAATGCAGGTGAAAAGGGTTTGAGGTTACTCGTG ATGCTTTCATTTGTATTTGGTCCACATTTTCTTCATAATGATATTTTGATGCAACTTGTCCATCTTTTGGAATTGGAAGATGAAATGGTAGCACCTTTGGTTCTTTcgattttcacatttttaggGAAATATAAACCTTTATGTGATGTTGCACCGGACATTATGAACCTTATGGTTccaatatgtaaaaatttcgcAGAAACAGGAACACCAAAACAAGCAAAACAAGCTGTCAGGtgtttatttgttaatatgaCCAATATTCATGATACTATTTTCCctgaaattattgaaagaattaaaaatagtctTACACCAACTTCAGAATATTATCGAACATCTATAGTTACATTAGGTCACATAGCTTATAATTTACCAGAAAAGTATcaagtacaaataaaaaatatggtGTCTAGGAAG ATAGTCAAGGAGTTATTAGTGAAAGAAAGCAGTGAACAAACTGCTGATACCATTGAGGGAGACTGGTGCAGGGAAGATCAATTACCTGAAGAAACACGTTGTAGATTAGAAGGATTGAAGTGCATGGCACGCTGGTTACTAGGATTGAAGACTGATGTGCTCTCTGCACAAAAAACGTTTAGAATGCTGAATGCATTTGTAGTAAACAAAGGAGATCTTTTGCAGCAGGGTCGTTTAAGTAAAGCAGAAATGAGTTGGTTGCGCTTACAAGCTGGTTGTTCAATGCTGAAGATTTGCGAACAAAAAGGTGTTGGTGATCAGTTTACAGCAGAacaattctataatttatctCAGCTCATGGTG GATGAAGTTCCACAAGTAAGGGAAGCTTTTGGTAGCAAATTACATAAAGGACTTGGAAGAGGAATTCCAAATAAGTGTTTGCCTCTAGATTTTATGGGTTATTATGCACTTGCTGGCAAAGAGCAGGACAAAAGATTAAAATGTGTTTTAAAAACTTATATGCAAactgatataaataaaaggagaGATTATGTTAAGACATTGTCATTGGGTACAGTGGAACGGGCCATGG GTCAACTGCCTCACATTCTTCCTGATTATATGCTAGTATTTGCAGTCCCTATTCTTGCACATGATCCTGAATTTACAAGTCATTTGATGGTTAATCAGTTGAAAGTGATACAACAATGTTTGTGGTTTATATTGGAACCCCTTATaacgaaaaatgaatattattgttatggtttttataaaaatctcatAGAACGAATGAAGAGTCATAAGGATGCTTTAAAACCCGAGGATAATAACatgaattat AAATTGTGGGCTGTTTGCGATTTGGCTATGAATGTGATATATACAAAAACGACAAATTTCGATATGAAAGAATTTCCAAGTGAAACACGAATTCCCACCATGTACTTCAAACGAGCGGATGAATTGTTGACTAACACTAGGAATTACTTACCTGCTGAAATGCAGATAAACATGTCGAGTCCTAAAGGAAAGGGTTCTCTTCATAATACACATTCTGTCAGTGAAAGACCACAACGTAGGGCTAAGTCCAAACAACAAAAGGAAGTGGGTATTGGGCCGAACGAAACTGACGCAAGG CTGCAAATTGGAGAAGTGGAATGTATTGATGCAcag cCAGCGGAAGCATCGGAAACTAGAATTCAATTACCTGGTTTAGAGGAAGAA ATTGAAGAACCACCAGCAAAAAGGGCATTAAGGGAATcagacaaaataaataaataa